A stretch of the Festucalex cinctus isolate MCC-2025b chromosome 20, RoL_Fcin_1.0, whole genome shotgun sequence genome encodes the following:
- the chst2b gene encoding carbohydrate sulfotransferase 2 — MRGKTYHPPLKLTAPWEKDAGFGRKLKTYRNHTKIIAQPGIVMKVLRRKRIVLFAAYFLLLVLTMLNLANYKWTKEPQPCSHPVRGAAAYQGRSDLRYLYRPSLAKKRQLIYVLTTWRSGSSFFGELFNQNPDVFFLYEPMWHIWQKLYPGDAVSLQGAARDMLSSLYRCDLSVFQLYNSPGGKNFTSLGLFGATLNKVVCSYPMCSAYRKDVVGMVDDKVCKKCPPQSLRLLEDECLKYNTVVIKGVRILDVNVLAPLMEDPSLDLKVIHLVRDPRAVANSRIKSRHGLIRENLQVVRSRDPKLRRIPFVDPGHKANKKDGSDYHSIGAMEVICDRTSRTLRTALNPPGWLKGKYLAVRYEDLVDNPVKTLRGVYRFANLTANRDIEAFALNMTGGSSSSSKPFIVSSRNATQAASAWRTVLSIQQIKQVEDYCHHSMAVLGYERVRTAGEAKDLSKSLLTHSKL, encoded by the coding sequence ATGAGAGGCAAAACATATCACCCGCCGCTGAAGTTGACAGCACCCTGGGAGAAGGATGCTGGCTTCGGCAggaagctcaagacctacagGAACCATACCAAGATAATAGCGCAGCCCGGCATCGTGATGAAAGTGCTGCGCAGGAAGCGGATCGTGCTGTTCGCGGCCTACTTCCTGCTCCTGGTGCTCACCATGCTCAACTTGGCCAACTACAAGTGGACCAAGGAGCCGCAGCCTTGCAGCCACCCCGTCAGGGGCGCCGCCGCCTACCAGGGCCGCTCGGACCTGCGCTATCTCTACAGGCCCTCGCTGGCCAAGAAGAGGCAGCTCATCTACGTGCTGACCACGTGGCGCTCGGGATCGTCCTTCTTCGGCGAGCTGTTCAACCAGAACCCTGACGTGTTCTTCCTGTACGAGCCCATGTGGCACATCTGGCAGAAGCTGTACCCGGGCGACGCCGTGTCCCTGCAAGGGGCGGCGCGCGACATGCTGAGTTCGCTGTACCGCTGCGACTTGTCCGTCTTTCAGCTTTACAACAGCCCCGGGGGGAAGAACTTCACCTCGCTGGGGTTGTTTGGCGCCACTCTCAACAAGGTGGTCTGCTCCTACCCCATGTGCTCGGCCTACAGGAAGGACGTGGTGGGGATGGTGGACGACAAGGTGTGCAAAAAGTGCCCGCCGCAAAGCCTCAGGCTGCTGGAAGACGAGTGCCTCAAGTACAACACGGTGGTCATCAAAGGGGTGCGCATTCTGGACGTCAACGTTCTGGCGCCCCTCATGGAGGACCCCTCCTTGGACCTGAAGGTGATCCACCTGGTCCGGGACCCGCGGGCGGTGGCCAACTCCCGCATCAAGTCCCGGCACGGCCTCATCCGGGAGAACCTTCAGGTGGTGCGCAGCCGGGACCCCAAACTGCGCCGGATCCCGTTCGTGGACCCGGGTCACAAGGCCAACAAAAAGGACGGCTCGGACTACCACTCCATCGGCGCCATGGAGGTCATCTGCGACCGCACCTCCCGGACGCTGAGGACGGCGTTGAACCCTCCCGGCTGGCTCAAGGGCAAGTACTTGGCGGTGCGCTATGAGGACCTGGTGGACAACCCGGTGAAGACGCTGCGCGGCGTCTACCGCTTCGCCAACTTGACGGCCAACCGCGACATCGAGGCCTTCGCCCTCAACATGACCGGCGGCTCCAGCTCGTCGTCTAAGCCGTTCATCGTGTCGTCGCGGAACGCCACCCAGGCGGCCAGCGCCTGGCGGACGGTGCTCAGCATCCAGCAGATCAAGCAGGTGGAGGACTACTGCCACCACTCCATGGCTGTGCTGGGCTACGAGCGCGTGCGGACCGCCGGCGAGGCCAAGGACCTCAGCAAATCGCTACTGACGCACTCCAAGCTGTGA